A genomic window from Planococcus rifietoensis includes:
- a CDS encoding ABC1 kinase family protein: MVIYVRMIAEMLVIAIFIYFVSGRLMGSKVNFTKRILSVVLGIVLTTFVYWYSYLRYTEFMDDAFATMLTDTSTVIWIGSMLMISMLFYLILELFDPIELGDRGERMTNRKFIWKRLRNRWRRQKRLSKVLEIAVKNGISSTLKYARHRENNRELAVAFRRTLEEAGGVFIKFGQVLSTRTDLFAPVFIEELSQLQQNVKALPKEQVTEILRKSMAQPIEEVFSKLDKEPLASASIGQIHRGVLRKTNEEVIIKMQRPEVSAIMRDDLDILVEFSEWVSSKSTWAQNIGFRELAIGFANGLREEIDFEIEMRNMIQVKNALEDSKNQVKIPKVYREYSNSTIIVMQYFQGKSISQGDAVFRHFTVEPKNFGRTVLFSFLEQMLFSGIFHADPHPGNIFIDETDGQPILLDFGSVGRLTAPQQEALNHFIIGIQQNDASIVHDAVRKLVENSEKIDGAKFEQAIGEILLKISYVDRIPTAELIHSLFDVIREFGLAFYPSVGIALRSLISLDSTLHTIDPNFDMFTEAKSFAKEYKTSVLKKPFKQPLATKERIEEELVLILPEVAKLPKRIDQLIRRVEGGKIILHHDVFSDKHNSGFVMQLFSRFVLLMSGITFGFISAALLAIAQFIDTVYAIYLNTAAYGGLFLCVILLVRLSIQAIRDMKRSNQYK; the protein is encoded by the coding sequence ATGGTCATATATGTACGGATGATTGCTGAAATGCTGGTCATCGCCATTTTTATTTATTTTGTCAGTGGCCGCTTGATGGGATCGAAAGTGAATTTTACCAAACGCATATTGTCCGTCGTGCTTGGAATTGTGCTGACGACATTCGTGTATTGGTATTCCTATTTACGGTATACCGAATTCATGGACGATGCCTTCGCAACGATGTTGACAGACACCAGCACCGTCATTTGGATCGGCAGCATGTTGATGATTTCGATGCTGTTTTACTTGATCCTCGAATTATTCGACCCGATTGAACTTGGCGACCGCGGCGAACGCATGACCAACCGCAAATTTATCTGGAAAAGGCTGCGCAATCGCTGGAGACGCCAGAAACGCTTAAGCAAAGTACTGGAGATTGCGGTCAAGAACGGCATTTCCAGCACCTTGAAATATGCGCGTCATCGTGAAAATAACCGGGAGCTTGCGGTCGCTTTCCGCAGGACGCTTGAAGAAGCAGGGGGCGTATTCATCAAATTCGGCCAAGTATTATCAACACGGACGGATTTGTTTGCACCCGTATTCATCGAAGAACTGAGCCAGCTGCAGCAAAACGTCAAAGCCTTGCCAAAAGAACAAGTGACAGAAATCCTGCGAAAATCCATGGCCCAGCCAATTGAAGAAGTGTTCTCCAAACTCGACAAAGAACCGCTCGCCTCGGCCTCGATCGGCCAGATCCACCGCGGCGTGCTGCGCAAGACCAATGAAGAGGTCATCATCAAGATGCAGCGCCCGGAAGTGAGCGCCATCATGCGGGATGATTTGGACATTTTAGTGGAATTCTCCGAATGGGTATCCAGCAAATCGACGTGGGCACAGAACATCGGATTCCGTGAACTAGCAATTGGATTCGCCAATGGCTTGCGCGAGGAAATCGACTTTGAAATCGAAATGCGCAATATGATCCAAGTGAAAAATGCCTTAGAAGACAGCAAGAATCAAGTCAAGATCCCGAAAGTCTATAGGGAATACAGCAATTCAACGATTATTGTCATGCAGTATTTTCAGGGGAAAAGCATCTCACAAGGCGATGCGGTGTTCCGACACTTTACAGTCGAGCCGAAAAATTTTGGGCGCACGGTGTTGTTTTCATTTCTAGAACAAATGCTGTTTTCCGGCATATTCCACGCGGATCCGCATCCTGGTAACATTTTTATCGATGAAACGGATGGCCAACCGATTTTGCTTGATTTCGGTTCGGTCGGTCGCTTAACAGCGCCTCAGCAAGAAGCACTCAATCATTTCATCATCGGCATCCAGCAAAACGATGCCAGCATCGTCCATGATGCGGTCAGAAAGCTGGTGGAAAACAGTGAGAAGATCGACGGGGCGAAATTTGAACAGGCCATAGGGGAGATTTTACTGAAGATCTCCTATGTCGACCGCATCCCGACAGCCGAATTGATCCATTCCTTATTCGATGTCATTCGTGAATTCGGTTTGGCGTTTTATCCGTCTGTCGGGATCGCGCTAAGGTCGCTGATCAGCCTTGACAGCACTTTGCACACCATCGACCCCAATTTTGACATGTTCACGGAAGCGAAAAGCTTTGCGAAAGAATACAAGACATCGGTGTTGAAAAAACCGTTTAAACAGCCGCTTGCTACAAAAGAACGGATCGAAGAGGAATTAGTGCTCATCTTGCCGGAAGTCGCAAAATTGCCGAAACGCATCGATCAATTGATCCGGCGCGTAGAAGGCGGCAAGATCATTTTGCACCACGACGTGTTTTCCGATAAGCACAACTCCGGGTTTGTCATGCAGTTGTTCTCCAGGTTTGTCTTGTTGATGTCTGGAATCACGTTCGGGTTCATCTCGGCTGCCTTATTGGCCATCGCCCAATTCATCGATACGGTGTACGCGATTTACTTGAATACTGCCGCATATGGAGGGCTGTTCTTATGCGTCATTTTGCTCGTTAGATTATCGATTCAAGCCATTCGGGACATGAAACGCAGCAATCAGTACAAATAA
- a CDS encoding MFS transporter — protein MSASQKRSNFALLALALSAFAIGTTEFISVGLLPLIAEDLGISVSTAGLTVSLYALGVMVGAPVLTSVSANMPRKSLLLWIMVVFIIGNLTAATASTVGVLLAARVVSALAHGVFMAIGATIAADLVPENKRASAIAMMFTGLTVATVTGVPFGTFLGQQFGWRFAFMAIVALGVAALIGNALLVPSDLKKAARTTLRDQVKLVTNGRLLLVFAITALGYGGTFVVFTYLSPLLQQVTGFAAGTVTIILFGYGIAIAAGNTIGGKLANRNPIRALFYMFLIQAVILLILSFTATFKIAGLITILLMGLFAFMNVPGLQVYVVMLAERYVPSAVDTASAINIAAFNAGIAIGAVLGGAVADSIGLIHTPWIGAVMVFGAVLLSAWSRSLEQGSERKASAVVRKSAVT, from the coding sequence ATGTCTGCATCACAAAAAAGAAGTAATTTCGCTTTATTGGCATTGGCGCTTAGTGCCTTTGCCATCGGCACCACCGAATTCATCAGTGTCGGCTTGCTGCCGTTGATCGCCGAAGATTTAGGGATTTCCGTCAGCACAGCGGGTTTGACTGTGTCATTATATGCACTCGGTGTCATGGTCGGCGCCCCGGTACTGACCTCTGTCAGCGCAAATATGCCTCGGAAGTCTTTGCTGCTATGGATTATGGTCGTCTTCATTATCGGGAACTTGACTGCGGCAACAGCCTCGACTGTTGGCGTTCTACTCGCAGCACGAGTCGTTTCCGCATTAGCGCACGGCGTTTTTATGGCAATTGGCGCAACGATTGCGGCGGATCTGGTACCGGAAAACAAGCGAGCTAGCGCCATTGCAATGATGTTCACCGGGTTGACGGTAGCTACGGTGACCGGTGTCCCCTTCGGCACTTTCCTGGGCCAACAGTTCGGCTGGCGTTTCGCGTTCATGGCGATTGTCGCACTTGGTGTTGCAGCACTGATCGGCAACGCTTTACTCGTGCCGAGTGATTTGAAAAAAGCGGCGCGCACTACATTGCGTGATCAAGTCAAGCTGGTCACCAATGGCCGTTTGCTGTTGGTCTTTGCCATTACGGCGCTCGGCTATGGCGGCACGTTTGTCGTCTTCACCTATCTGTCTCCCTTGCTTCAGCAAGTCACGGGGTTTGCAGCTGGAACCGTCACAATCATCCTCTTCGGATACGGCATCGCCATTGCGGCGGGCAATACAATCGGCGGCAAATTGGCCAATCGCAACCCGATCCGGGCATTGTTCTATATGTTCTTGATTCAAGCCGTCATCTTGCTCATCTTGTCGTTTACAGCCACTTTCAAAATCGCCGGCTTGATCACCATTCTCTTGATGGGCTTATTCGCGTTTATGAACGTTCCAGGGCTTCAAGTTTATGTAGTCATGCTCGCGGAGCGTTACGTGCCGAGCGCTGTAGACACAGCTTCTGCCATCAATATCGCTGCCTTTAATGCGGGCATCGCCATTGGAGCGGTGCTTGGCGGTGCTGTGGCAGATTCGATTGGCCTGATCCATACGCCTTGGATCGGCGCAGTCATGGTCTTTGGCGCCGTGTTGCTGAGTGCCTGGAGCCGCAGCTTGGAGCAAGGATCTGAGCGAAAAGCTTCAGCTGTTGTCCGGAAATCCGCGGTGACGTAA
- a CDS encoding phosphocarrier protein HPr, whose translation MVEKQYTITDEAGIHARPASALVGSISKFQSDITLGFNGKQVNLKSILGVMSLGIASGSTVTIAADGADEEEAMAKIDEVLKAEGISNQ comes from the coding sequence ATGGTAGAAAAACAATATACAATTACAGACGAAGCAGGCATCCACGCGCGCCCGGCATCCGCACTGGTCGGATCGATCTCGAAATTCCAATCGGACATCACGCTCGGCTTCAACGGCAAGCAAGTCAACTTGAAATCGATTCTCGGCGTCATGTCGCTCGGCATTGCTTCCGGGTCAACCGTTACGATTGCTGCGGACGGAGCGGACGAAGAAGAAGCGATGGCTAAAATCGACGAAGTGCTGAAAGCGGAAGGGATTTCCAACCAATGA
- a CDS encoding histidine phosphatase family protein produces MTIICLIRHGETEWNKVGRIQGTTDVPLNETGKQQARACGSHLTEEAWDVIVTSPLKRAKETAAIINETMRLPVFEMEEFQEKHFGKAEGMTAEERYGLYPDKNYPGQEQPEEFHGRLSSGLSQLNERFGSQRVLVVAHGGVINAILEQLAHGEYDGEVRLQNGGMNHLAYASERWEIQKYNFIDHLEVLDAKAK; encoded by the coding sequence ATGACGATTATCTGCCTGATTCGGCACGGAGAAACAGAGTGGAATAAAGTCGGCCGCATCCAAGGGACGACGGATGTGCCGCTGAACGAGACAGGAAAGCAGCAAGCACGCGCGTGTGGATCTCACCTGACGGAAGAAGCGTGGGACGTCATCGTGACGAGCCCGCTCAAGCGCGCCAAAGAGACCGCGGCGATCATCAATGAAACGATGCGTTTGCCGGTATTTGAAATGGAAGAGTTCCAGGAAAAGCATTTTGGCAAAGCAGAAGGCATGACAGCAGAGGAGCGTTACGGCTTGTATCCCGACAAGAATTACCCTGGCCAGGAACAGCCAGAAGAATTCCACGGCAGGCTGTCGAGCGGGCTTTCTCAACTCAATGAACGCTTCGGCAGCCAACGTGTGCTCGTCGTGGCGCACGGAGGCGTCATCAATGCCATTCTTGAACAATTGGCGCACGGCGAATACGACGGCGAAGTCCGTTTGCAAAATGGCGGCATGAATCACTTGGCGTATGCCAGCGAGCGCTGGGAGATCCAAAAATATAACTTCATTGACCATCTTGAAGTGTTGGATGCGAAGGCAAAGTGA
- a CDS encoding PTS fructose transporter subunit IIABC — protein sequence MRITQLLTENTIILDLKAGSKREVLDELAGQLDRAGKLNDKKQFTKDILAREEQSTTGIGDTIAIPHAKSEAVKTPAIAFGRSFDGIDFESLDGQPAQLFFMIAATAGANDDHLEALSRLATFLMDEKFRVNILEAESKQQVLDIVSAKEAEVDGPEQADDSAPVAGTAEPAAGGKILAVTACPTGIAHTYMAAEKLNGRAKERGINLKVETNGSSGVKNRLTDAEIAEADAIIVAADTKVEMARFDGKHVIQTQVGKAIYEADQLLDRALAQDAPVYKHDRTKDADAGPETKSGFYKHLMNGVSNMLPFVVGGGILIALSFFFGINAANPDSPEYNEFAAMLSTIGGGTAFFLMVPVLAGFIAMSIADRPGFAPGMIGGLLAITVTGVEEASGGSGFLGGLIAGFLAGYVTLLVKKVFSGIPQSLEGLKPVLFYPVFSILITGVIMMLINPPLTQVYTGISAFLESLGGTNLVLVGLLLGGMMAVDMGGPVNKAAYTFGIAMLDAQNFNFMATVMAAGMVPPLGLAIATTMFKKKFTKPEREAGKTAYVLGASFITEGVIPFAAADPARVIPSAVAGAATTGALVMLFDIGLRAPHGGVFVIGLVDGGAASILMYLIAILAGSFVTAILVGLLKKNITTAA from the coding sequence ATGAGAATTACACAATTATTGACGGAAAACACCATCATTCTGGATCTGAAAGCCGGCTCCAAACGGGAAGTACTGGACGAACTGGCTGGGCAACTGGACCGGGCCGGGAAATTGAACGACAAAAAGCAATTCACGAAAGATATCCTGGCGCGCGAAGAACAAAGCACGACAGGGATCGGCGACACCATTGCCATCCCCCATGCAAAGTCCGAAGCGGTCAAAACACCTGCCATTGCGTTCGGCCGTTCTTTTGACGGCATTGACTTCGAATCGCTGGACGGACAGCCTGCACAGCTGTTTTTCATGATCGCGGCAACAGCCGGGGCAAATGATGATCACCTGGAAGCTTTATCGCGCCTCGCAACGTTTTTGATGGATGAGAAATTCCGCGTCAATATTTTAGAAGCCGAGTCGAAACAGCAAGTGCTCGACATCGTCTCTGCGAAAGAAGCGGAAGTGGATGGGCCGGAACAAGCAGATGACAGTGCACCGGTTGCCGGCACAGCAGAACCCGCTGCAGGCGGCAAGATCCTGGCTGTTACGGCTTGCCCGACAGGCATCGCTCACACCTATATGGCGGCTGAGAAGCTCAACGGGCGTGCGAAAGAGCGCGGCATCAACTTGAAAGTGGAAACAAACGGCTCGAGCGGCGTGAAAAACCGCTTGACCGATGCAGAAATCGCCGAAGCGGATGCCATCATCGTGGCAGCCGATACGAAAGTCGAAATGGCGAGATTCGATGGCAAGCACGTCATCCAGACACAAGTCGGAAAGGCGATCTACGAAGCGGACCAGCTTTTGGACCGCGCACTGGCTCAAGATGCGCCTGTTTATAAGCATGACCGCACCAAAGACGCGGATGCCGGCCCAGAGACAAAATCAGGATTCTATAAGCATTTGATGAACGGCGTTTCGAACATGCTGCCATTCGTTGTCGGCGGCGGGATTTTGATCGCGCTGTCGTTCTTCTTCGGCATCAATGCGGCAAATCCAGATAGCCCGGAATACAATGAATTTGCTGCGATGCTGTCAACTATCGGCGGCGGCACGGCGTTCTTCTTAATGGTTCCTGTCCTTGCCGGATTCATCGCGATGAGCATTGCTGACCGTCCAGGTTTTGCTCCAGGGATGATCGGTGGCTTGCTTGCAATCACGGTCACAGGCGTTGAAGAAGCTAGCGGCGGTTCCGGTTTCCTCGGCGGTTTGATCGCTGGTTTCCTTGCCGGTTACGTAACGCTGCTCGTGAAGAAAGTGTTCTCAGGCATTCCGCAAAGCCTGGAAGGATTGAAACCGGTGTTGTTCTATCCGGTATTCAGCATTTTGATCACTGGGGTCATCATGATGCTGATCAATCCGCCTTTGACTCAAGTGTATACTGGAATCTCCGCTTTCCTTGAAAGCCTTGGCGGCACCAATCTGGTTCTCGTCGGACTTCTCCTAGGCGGCATGATGGCAGTCGATATGGGCGGCCCGGTCAACAAAGCCGCTTACACATTCGGCATAGCCATGCTCGATGCACAGAACTTCAATTTCATGGCGACGGTTATGGCAGCGGGCATGGTCCCGCCGCTTGGACTGGCCATTGCAACAACGATGTTCAAGAAGAAATTCACCAAGCCGGAACGTGAAGCCGGCAAGACGGCATATGTTCTCGGCGCGAGCTTCATCACTGAAGGCGTCATCCCGTTTGCTGCAGCCGATCCAGCTCGCGTCATCCCGTCAGCGGTTGCGGGTGCGGCAACGACCGGCGCACTCGTCATGCTGTTTGATATCGGACTTCGTGCACCACATGGCGGCGTCTTCGTCATCGGCCTGGTGGACGGGGGAGCGGCAAGTATCTTGATGTACTTGATCGCTATCCTTGCTGGTTCGTTTGTAACAGCGATCCTCGTCGGCTTGCTGAAGAAAAATATCACCACAGCTGCATAA
- a CDS encoding SRPBCC family protein — MVKWKEQMIIDAPIEKVWNLFQDEQIQRIMPKVESHDLLEGENNATGAKHAQVYTEGKQQQRYIVETLSYVDEPDRKYRETAFEMGHMFKVRYAFSLKQESAQSTRFIYEGQNKGISVTGKMMLLAGSKKAARNTVLNFMNRVKQQAESENE, encoded by the coding sequence ATGGTTAAATGGAAAGAGCAAATGATTATCGATGCACCGATTGAAAAGGTTTGGAATTTGTTCCAGGACGAGCAGATCCAGCGCATTATGCCAAAAGTGGAATCGCATGACCTGCTCGAAGGGGAGAATAATGCCACAGGCGCTAAACACGCGCAAGTTTATACAGAGGGCAAACAGCAGCAGCGCTATATCGTTGAAACTTTATCCTATGTGGATGAACCCGACAGAAAATACCGCGAGACGGCTTTTGAGATGGGGCACATGTTCAAAGTGCGCTATGCGTTCAGTTTGAAACAAGAGTCCGCACAAAGCACGCGCTTTATTTATGAAGGGCAAAACAAAGGCATAAGCGTTACGGGAAAGATGATGCTTTTGGCCGGCAGTAAAAAAGCAGCCCGAAATACCGTGTTAAACTTCATGAACAGGGTTAAGCAGCAAGCGGAATCGGAAAATGAATAA
- the pfkB gene encoding 1-phosphofructokinase, which produces MIYTCTFAPSIDYTAYLTHFESGALNRSDEVYYYPGGKGINVSRVLSRLGLKSRALGYAGGFTGRFIEEFLDAEGIETDFIDTGAITRINVKIKTDQETELNGPGPVLEGSQLEQLKEKIAVMAQGDWFVLAGSLPSSVPTQFFKDLADRCQERGIHFVLDTSGPALQELLDTKPFLIKPNEHELGEMFGVEITTQAQAFHYASRLVERGVQHVVVSMGGAGAIYASREHRYTAQVPKGKVVNTVGSGDSLVSGFIASYIQHQDPERAFQYGVASGSATAFRTDLCEQADVEQLLPEVTVTPFEEKDVTK; this is translated from the coding sequence ATGATCTACACATGCACATTCGCTCCATCCATTGATTACACAGCGTATTTAACGCATTTTGAAAGCGGTGCCTTGAACCGTTCGGATGAAGTGTATTATTACCCCGGCGGCAAAGGCATCAATGTCTCGCGCGTACTCAGCCGTTTGGGCCTGAAAAGCCGGGCGCTCGGATACGCTGGTGGTTTTACAGGACGCTTTATTGAAGAGTTCCTGGACGCAGAAGGCATCGAGACCGATTTTATCGACACCGGCGCGATCACGCGAATCAATGTCAAAATCAAGACCGACCAAGAAACCGAATTGAATGGGCCCGGCCCGGTGCTCGAGGGATCGCAGCTGGAACAACTGAAAGAAAAAATTGCCGTTATGGCACAAGGCGATTGGTTCGTCTTGGCGGGAAGTTTGCCGTCATCGGTGCCGACCCAATTCTTCAAGGATCTCGCCGATCGTTGCCAGGAGCGTGGCATTCATTTCGTGCTCGATACGTCCGGCCCCGCGCTGCAGGAATTGTTAGACACGAAGCCTTTCCTCATTAAACCGAACGAGCATGAACTCGGAGAGATGTTCGGAGTCGAAATCACCACCCAAGCACAAGCTTTCCATTATGCCAGCCGGCTGGTGGAAAGAGGCGTCCAGCATGTCGTCGTCTCCATGGGCGGGGCGGGAGCCATCTATGCTTCCCGTGAACATCGCTATACAGCCCAAGTGCCAAAAGGCAAAGTCGTCAACACCGTCGGTTCGGGAGATTCCTTGGTATCTGGATTCATCGCTTCCTATATTCAGCATCAAGACCCGGAGAGAGCGTTCCAATACGGCGTCGCCAGCGGAAGCGCCACTGCTTTTCGGACCGATTTATGCGAACAGGCAGATGTGGAACAATTGCTCCCAGAAGTGACCGTAACCCCATTCGAAGAAAAGGATGTGACAAAATGA
- a CDS encoding HPr family phosphocarrier protein: MVTLSTGRIHPEEGLHARPAAALVSEANRFQSELSLEFKNRTVNLKSILGVMGLGIPTRSAITIHADGEDAQQAIRGATALLEAHGMIDSGQ; encoded by the coding sequence ATGGTTACATTAAGCACTGGGAGGATACATCCAGAAGAAGGCTTGCATGCGCGTCCGGCTGCAGCACTTGTCAGTGAAGCGAACCGCTTCCAATCAGAACTCTCGCTCGAATTCAAAAATCGGACCGTTAACTTGAAATCCATACTCGGCGTCATGGGGCTTGGGATTCCGACCCGTTCTGCCATCACGATCCATGCAGACGGTGAGGACGCACAACAAGCAATACGCGGCGCAACCGCCTTATTGGAAGCGCATGGCATGATCGATTCAGGGCAATAA
- a CDS encoding DeoR/GlpR family DNA-binding transcription regulator, with product MLTTERHQLILNLLKEKQSIKIQELVELTAASESTIRRDLTELEELQKLERVFGGASRIAPNVPEPSLSDKAAKNLKEKQLVARYAASLVKTGDSLFLDAGTTTAQMIPFLIDKDVTVVTNGLSHLEALIEHGITSYLTGGFIKSRTGALVGPQATQSLENYRFDKSFLGVNGIHPSHGFTTPDPEEAAVKRRAGELSRSCYVLADQSKYGKVSFAHIFDLSRSALIIDGLPDEALEEIERQTTIKVVTQ from the coding sequence ATGCTGACCACGGAGCGGCATCAACTGATTTTAAACCTTTTGAAAGAAAAGCAAAGCATCAAAATTCAGGAGCTGGTCGAACTGACCGCGGCTTCAGAATCCACCATCCGCCGTGATTTGACGGAACTTGAGGAATTGCAGAAGCTGGAACGCGTTTTTGGCGGTGCCAGCCGGATCGCCCCAAATGTGCCGGAACCGAGTTTGTCGGATAAAGCGGCAAAGAACCTGAAGGAAAAACAGCTGGTTGCGCGCTATGCGGCCTCGCTCGTCAAAACAGGCGATTCGCTGTTCCTGGATGCAGGCACGACGACGGCGCAAATGATCCCCTTTTTAATAGACAAAGATGTAACCGTTGTCACCAATGGACTGAGCCACCTGGAAGCCTTGATCGAGCACGGGATCACTTCCTATTTGACAGGTGGATTCATCAAGTCGCGCACGGGTGCTTTAGTTGGTCCTCAGGCGACCCAGTCGCTGGAGAATTACCGGTTCGATAAAAGCTTTCTCGGCGTCAATGGAATTCACCCCAGTCACGGCTTCACAACACCGGACCCTGAAGAAGCGGCCGTCAAGCGAAGGGCCGGGGAATTATCCAGAAGCTGTTACGTGCTTGCGGACCAATCCAAATACGGCAAAGTCAGTTTTGCGCACATCTTCGACTTAAGCCGGTCCGCACTCATCATCGACGGCTTGCCGGATGAGGCATTGGAAGAAATCGAACGACAAACAACTATTAAGGTGGTGACACAATGA